In one window of Arctopsyche grandis isolate Sample6627 chromosome 6, ASM5162203v2, whole genome shotgun sequence DNA:
- the Hr96 gene encoding nuclear hormone receptor HR96 encodes MEENNEGKSEPALPVKLCGVCGDKALGYNFKAISCESCKAFFRRNALLSKEFKCPFREQCQITVITRRFCQKCRLEKCFAIGMSKECIMSDEDRTHKRQKIAENKVKRRNNSKIGDDEVSSSKLIKREDDDSVNSDNSKQQSPNYHDNHQNIEPMNNAHPSLYFDNASGHNQAVSVIKNNNMADNHSADPNSEQNRYNTTNKKYVSLPIEFGSNSENLPLASLQSHASLSFDRVISNGIQNHFAQAKLSNEQNLSDDKEDNMMIRSILTTSPPTEETSKLFAALTNHGQIHQPMCDKSSPSNTRGFQEKADVARDVLQDVERIQVEPKSMKLILCEAIKLEFETYTSLAQINSSSRELNDAERARLNELIVANKALLAPLDDYMTSLVNDECRFKPSQGQNDPMLLGIINLTAVAIKRLIKMAKKINAFKNMCEEDQVALLKGGCTEMMILRSTMTYDCARDTWKVPHSQESLSSIKAEVLKLAKGNIYQEHDRFVRTFDPKWRTDENIILIMSAIVLFTPNRPRVVHSDVIKLEQNSYYYLLRRYLESVYPGCEAKSTFLKLIQKIMELQKLAEEVIGVYLDVNPSHVEPLLIEIFDLKEPL; translated from the exons ATGGAAGAAAACAATGAAGGTAAATCCGAGCCAGCTTTGCCTGTTAAACTGTGCGGTGTTTGCGGCGACAAAGCCTTAGGCTACAATTTCAAAGCAATATCTTGCGAAAGCTGTAAAGCATTTTTTCGCAGAAATGCACTTCTCAGTAAAGAGTTCAAATGTCCATTCAGAGAGCAGTGTCAGATCACCGTCATCACGAGACGATTTTGCCAGAAATGCCGATTGGAAAAGTGTTTCGCCATCGGAATGTCCAAAGAGTGTATAATGTCAGACGAAGACCGAACTCACAAGAGACAAAAAATCGCAGAAAACAAAGTCAAAAGAAGAAACAATTCCAAAATCGGCGACGATGAAGTATCCAGTTCCAAGTTAATAAAGCGAGAAGATGACGATTCCGTGAATTCGGACAATTCGAAACAGCAATCGCCCAATTATCACGACAATCATCAAAACATAGAGCCTATGAATAATGCACACCCCTCACTGTATTTTGACAACGCTTCAGGGCACAATCAAGCAGTCAGcgttattaaaaataacaacatgGCAGATAATCACTCGGCTGACCCTAATTCCGAACAAAACAGATATAACACAACAAATAAAAAGTATGTTTCACTACCTATAGAGTTTGGATCGAATTCTGAAAATTTGCCTTTGGCCTCGTTACAATCTCATGCAAGCTTATCATTCGATCGTGTAATTTCTAACGGTATTCAAAATCATTTCGCTCAAGCCAAATTAAGCAATGAACAAAATCTATCCGATGACAAAGAAGATAACATGATGATACGTTCAATATTAACTACGTCGCCACCAACAGAAGAAACTTCAAAATTATTTGCAGCTCTTACGAACCACGGTCAAATTCATCAACCAATGTGTGACAAAAGCTCACCGTCTAACACTCGGGGATTTCAGGAAAAGGCAGACGTTGCTCGCGATGTACTACAAGATGTGGAAAG AATACAAGTCGAGCCAAAATCCATGAAGCTCATTTTATGTGAAGCTATCAAACTTGAATTTGAAACGTATACATCACTTGCACAGATTAATAGCTCCAGCCGCGAATTAAATGATGCGGAGCGAGCCAGGTTGAATGAATTGATCGTTGCCAAcaaagctctcttggctccccTTGACGATTACATGACGAGTCTTGTAAATGACGAATGTAGATTTAAG ccATCTCAAGGTCAAAATGATCCGATGCTTTTGGGTATAATTAATTTAACAGCCGTCGCTATTAAAAGGCTCATCAAAATGGCGAAAAAAATCAACGCattcaaaaatatgtgcgaAGAAGATCAAGTTGCACTGCTAAAAGGTGGTTGTACAGAAATGATGATTCTCCGAAGTACCATGACGTATGATTGCGCTAGAGATACATGGAAG GTACCACATTCGCAAGAATCTCTCAGCAGTATAAAAGCAGAAGTTTTAAAACTCGCCAAAGGAAATATATATCAAGAGCACGACCGTTTTGTTAGAACTTTCGATCCTAAATGGCGTACTGATGAAAACATCATTCTTATCATGAGTGCAATTGTCTTATTTACGCCTAATAGGCCTCGCGTTGTTCATTCCGACGTAATTAAATTAGAACAA AATTCTTATTATTACTTATTAAGACGTTATTTGGAGAGTGTTTACCCGGGATGCGAAGCCAAGTCGACTTTTCTGAAATTGATACAGAAAATAATGGAGCTTCAAAAATTAGCGGAAGAAGTTATAGGCGTGTATCTTGATGTCAATCCAAGTCATGTAGAGCCTCTTCTCATTGAAATTTTCGATCTTAAGGAGCCACTTTGA